From the Psychrobacillus sp. FSL K6-4046 genome, one window contains:
- a CDS encoding NupC/NupG family nucleoside CNT transporter, whose translation MNILWGIGGVIVVIGIAFLLSNAKKSINLRTILIGLVIQIAFAFMVLKWDLGRWALLKLSEGVQNLTGYANEGISFLFGSLSDVDEFGSIFVIQVLTIIIFFSALISVLYYLGIMQFLIKIIGGGLSKLLGTSRAESVSAAANIFVGQTEAPLVVRPFIAKMTNSELFAVMTGGLASVSGSILVGYSLLGVPLEYLLAASFMAAPAGLIMAKLMFPETETVEDTDFKMEKDDSNVNVIDAAARGAADGMKLAVNVGAMLLAFIALIALLNGLIGGIGGLFGYGEITIEGILGFIFSPLAFVIGVPWSEAVAAGSFIGQKLVLNEFVAYKAFTDDMGNLSAKTNLVVSFALCGFANLSSMAILLGGLGSLAPNRRPDIARLGFKAVIAGALASLLSAAIAGMFL comes from the coding sequence ATGAATATACTTTGGGGAATTGGTGGAGTTATTGTTGTAATCGGGATTGCTTTTCTCCTTTCCAATGCTAAAAAGTCGATAAATTTACGAACCATACTGATTGGTTTAGTTATACAGATTGCATTTGCATTTATGGTATTGAAGTGGGATTTGGGACGCTGGGCATTACTAAAGCTTTCAGAAGGAGTTCAAAATTTAACTGGGTATGCCAATGAGGGGATATCTTTCTTATTTGGCTCATTGTCCGATGTGGATGAGTTTGGGAGCATCTTTGTTATACAGGTGTTAACTATCATCATTTTTTTCTCAGCTTTAATTTCAGTTTTGTATTACTTGGGCATCATGCAGTTCTTAATAAAGATTATTGGAGGAGGACTTTCCAAGCTTTTAGGAACTAGTAGGGCAGAGTCTGTATCTGCTGCAGCAAACATTTTTGTGGGACAAACAGAGGCTCCTCTAGTTGTTCGCCCCTTTATTGCAAAGATGACTAACTCAGAGCTTTTTGCTGTGATGACAGGCGGACTTGCATCGGTTTCAGGATCCATTTTAGTAGGATATTCTTTGTTAGGGGTGCCACTGGAATATTTGCTTGCCGCTAGCTTCATGGCTGCGCCAGCAGGTTTGATCATGGCTAAGCTAATGTTTCCTGAGACGGAGACTGTGGAAGACACCGATTTCAAGATGGAAAAAGATGATTCAAACGTCAATGTAATTGATGCTGCTGCAAGAGGTGCAGCAGACGGGATGAAGCTTGCAGTCAATGTAGGAGCTATGTTATTGGCATTCATCGCCTTAATTGCTCTTTTGAATGGTTTAATTGGAGGGATTGGAGGACTCTTTGGCTATGGTGAGATAACGATAGAAGGGATATTAGGCTTTATATTCTCTCCATTGGCTTTTGTAATTGGAGTACCTTGGTCAGAAGCAGTGGCGGCTGGATCCTTCATTGGTCAAAAGCTAGTTTTGAATGAATTTGTTGCTTATAAAGCTTTTACCGATGATATGGGGAACCTTTCTGCTAAAACCAATCTTGTCGTAAGTTTTGCTCTATGTGGCTTTGCAAATTTAAGCTCAATGGCAATATTGTTAGGTGGATTAGGTTCCCTAGCTCCAAACCGGAGACCAGACATTGCAAGATTAGGGTTTAAGGCAGTTATTGCAGGAGCGCTTGCATCATTACTTAGTGCTGCAATAGCAGGAATGTTTTTATAA
- a CDS encoding alpha/beta hydrolase — MILHTSIQGRGEPLLFLHTGLQTGNTDFHYQQDFFKDSYQVFAPDLRGHSQSPSDDIENFFLDSAKDLLETINHYQLKKIHLVGCSLGAIVAVQFARLFPERIQTLTVSGMMPVKPDNWLDLHMQDVKTQGQILWNNDFINYFNELHSSDWRRFIHLGKKEDWYPFEDMLAMYHFEFPVLYIVGEINVHETVGATIYPKENKHIHVAVIPFAGHLVHEDQPAIYTDIVKTFLECSYS; from the coding sequence ATGATTTTACATACATCCATTCAGGGGAGAGGTGAACCACTCTTATTTTTGCATACAGGCCTACAAACTGGAAATACAGATTTTCATTATCAGCAGGACTTTTTCAAAGATAGCTATCAAGTGTTTGCCCCAGATTTAAGGGGACATAGTCAGTCGCCTTCTGATGATATTGAAAACTTCTTTTTAGATTCCGCGAAGGATTTATTGGAAACCATCAATCATTATCAGCTGAAAAAGATTCATTTGGTTGGATGCTCACTGGGTGCAATTGTAGCTGTACAATTTGCTAGACTTTTTCCGGAGCGAATTCAAACACTCACTGTTTCAGGCATGATGCCAGTTAAACCGGACAACTGGCTGGATTTGCATATGCAGGATGTAAAAACTCAGGGACAGATTTTATGGAACAATGATTTTATAAACTATTTCAATGAGCTACATTCATCTGATTGGAGAAGGTTTATTCACTTGGGGAAAAAAGAGGATTGGTATCCTTTTGAAGATATGTTAGCTATGTATCACTTCGAGTTCCCGGTCCTATACATAGTTGGGGAAATAAATGTGCATGAAACTGTAGGGGCAACCATTTATCCGAAAGAAAACAAACATATTCACGTTGCTGTTATCCCCTTTGCAGGGCATTTAGTGCATGAAGATCAGCCTGCTATTTACACCGATATAGTAAAAACCTTTTTAGAGTGCTCCTACAGTTAA
- a CDS encoding hydroxymethylglutaryl-CoA lyase produces MTDVKIIDVSPRDGLQNDSKIISVKEKVELINRLLKARVSSIEITSFVHPKKVPQMADAELVVQESAKLGSFEAIALVPNYKGFQRLKEFNLSEINWVSSATETFNQKNIGFTIEESLKQFKLIKQEAKQAGIKTNFSIAVSFGCPYEGDVDKSKVVELVERVKEIGVDRITIADTIGIATPNQVKALSEEVLGIVGDTAVAIHLHDTRGLGLANAYSAYEAGIRIFETAVSGIGGCPFAPGAAGNLATEDLVYLFHRMNISTGLDLNELINAADFAANLSSKNPLGRIRHIERNIIREEIK; encoded by the coding sequence ATGACCGATGTGAAAATTATTGACGTCAGTCCTCGTGATGGACTACAAAACGACTCTAAAATTATATCGGTTAAAGAAAAAGTTGAATTGATTAATAGATTACTAAAAGCAAGGGTTAGCTCTATTGAAATTACTTCATTTGTTCATCCTAAAAAAGTTCCCCAGATGGCGGATGCAGAATTGGTTGTCCAAGAATCAGCAAAATTAGGAAGTTTTGAAGCAATTGCATTGGTCCCGAACTATAAGGGATTTCAACGACTGAAAGAATTCAACCTCTCAGAAATAAACTGGGTCAGTTCAGCAACAGAGACATTTAATCAAAAAAATATTGGCTTCACGATTGAAGAGAGTTTGAAGCAATTTAAATTAATTAAACAGGAAGCTAAACAAGCGGGAATTAAGACTAATTTTTCAATTGCTGTTAGTTTTGGTTGTCCTTATGAAGGAGATGTGGATAAATCAAAAGTTGTTGAATTAGTGGAAAGAGTAAAGGAAATTGGTGTAGATCGGATTACTATTGCAGATACGATAGGTATTGCAACACCTAACCAGGTAAAAGCCCTAAGTGAGGAAGTCTTGGGTATTGTAGGTGATACAGCTGTAGCAATTCATTTACACGACACAAGGGGTCTTGGATTGGCAAACGCCTACAGTGCTTATGAAGCGGGTATTCGCATTTTTGAAACAGCGGTTTCTGGAATTGGTGGATGTCCCTTTGCCCCAGGCGCTGCAGGTAATTTAGCAACAGAAGATTTAGTTTACTTATTTCATCGAATGAACATTAGTACAGGCTTAGATTTAAATGAATTAATAAATGCAGCAGATTTTGCTGCAAATTTATCTTCGAAGAACCCTTTGGGACGTATTAGGCATATTGAGAGAAATATTATTAGGGAGGAAATAAAATGA
- a CDS encoding EAL-associated domain-containing protein, which yields MDAIDILTNLDNLQAYFQPIFSADEHIVVAYEVSGKLLHDEKLINLNAFAYDEEVPEEYRVEVEQRILHIALGELVDQPKNFDIYLPCNANLLVLDYGEGFFDIIKQYIPEEELSRIVIVISEHNFKGDFHQLNNIVRYFKTYGIKIAINQLGSESHLDYIQMLAPNILKVNIEQLSYESWGAQNDLFTSLSSSARKIGANMLFEGIDTVHQLQFAWKNSGRYYQGKYLAEAGTGLIPRNQLKKSFKDRCRQFIATEKRILEENYKALKELQVNLEKKVQAIKSSSEEVEDLLKLAEELSEYSFRLYICDEEGFQTSPNIVRIDSHWEVEEDAINKNWSWRPYFLKTIIKMRNDQSGVFSDIYSDIQTGEMIRTFSVPINENEYMFIDISYDYLFKKNIFR from the coding sequence ATGGATGCAATTGATATTCTAACGAACTTAGATAACTTGCAAGCTTATTTTCAGCCTATTTTTAGTGCAGACGAGCATATTGTAGTCGCCTATGAGGTTTCTGGAAAATTACTGCATGATGAAAAGCTTATAAACTTAAACGCGTTTGCTTATGATGAAGAGGTACCAGAGGAGTATAGAGTTGAGGTCGAACAAAGAATTCTTCATATTGCTTTAGGGGAGCTTGTAGACCAGCCAAAAAACTTTGATATATATCTTCCGTGCAACGCCAATTTACTAGTGCTAGATTATGGCGAAGGTTTTTTTGATATTATAAAACAATATATCCCCGAGGAAGAGCTTTCCCGAATTGTTATAGTTATTTCCGAGCATAACTTTAAAGGGGATTTTCATCAGTTAAATAATATAGTACGTTACTTTAAAACCTATGGAATAAAAATAGCGATTAACCAATTAGGCTCAGAGAGTCATCTCGATTATATACAAATGCTAGCACCTAATATCCTTAAGGTAAATATAGAGCAGTTAAGCTATGAATCCTGGGGAGCACAGAATGACCTTTTTACATCACTTAGTTCATCGGCGCGTAAAATTGGAGCAAATATGCTTTTTGAGGGTATTGATACAGTTCACCAGCTTCAATTTGCCTGGAAAAATAGTGGCCGATACTATCAAGGGAAATATTTAGCTGAAGCAGGCACAGGGCTGATCCCACGAAATCAATTAAAGAAAAGCTTTAAGGATAGATGTCGTCAATTTATTGCAACAGAAAAACGGATATTAGAAGAGAATTACAAGGCATTGAAGGAATTACAAGTTAATCTAGAGAAAAAAGTTCAAGCTATTAAATCTTCTAGCGAGGAAGTAGAAGATTTATTGAAACTAGCTGAAGAGCTAAGTGAATACTCATTCCGTCTTTATATTTGTGACGAGGAAGGCTTCCAGACCTCGCCCAATATTGTTCGAATTGATTCGCATTGGGAGGTTGAAGAAGACGCCATTAACAAAAACTGGAGCTGGCGCCCATACTTTCTAAAAACAATTATTAAGATGAGAAATGATCAAAGTGGTGTGTTCTCTGATATTTATAGCGATATTCAAACAGGCGAAATGATAAGAACCTTCTCTGTACCAATCAACGAGAATGAATATATGTTTATTGATATTTCCTATGATTATTTATTTAAAAAGAATATCTTCAGATGA
- a CDS encoding SIMPL domain-containing protein (The SIMPL domain is named for its presence in mouse protein SIMPL (signalling molecule that associates with mouse pelle-like kinase). Bacterial member BP26, from Brucella, was shown to assemble into a channel-like structure, while YggE from E. coli has been associated with resistance to oxidative stress.) has protein sequence MYLNALHPWPLIRTISVNGEGSITVPPNYALLQIEVTTEGSEVEEAQQRNAAIMNQVIQSILELGIPRENIQTAAYNIFPRYDFVDGKQVFRGYEVTNAISVKIPDVSMVGKVIDTAVRNGANRISSLEFRLENEDAYYQRALSKALINAQLKSNTIAETMRLSVSPQVIEVVEEKEGSPIVPYRAMLMESSTGATPIEQGVITIIARVTVKFQY, from the coding sequence ATGTATTTAAATGCGTTACATCCTTGGCCTCTCATTCGGACTATTTCCGTTAATGGGGAAGGCTCAATTACTGTACCACCGAATTATGCGTTGTTACAAATCGAAGTTACAACGGAAGGCAGCGAGGTGGAGGAAGCCCAGCAAAGAAATGCAGCAATTATGAATCAGGTCATTCAATCCATACTAGAGCTAGGTATACCAAGAGAAAATATACAAACAGCTGCATATAATATTTTTCCGCGTTACGATTTTGTAGATGGAAAACAGGTTTTCAGGGGATATGAAGTGACTAATGCCATTTCGGTAAAAATACCTGATGTAAGCATGGTAGGAAAAGTGATTGATACAGCAGTCAGAAATGGTGCAAATCGAATTTCTTCTCTTGAATTCAGATTAGAAAACGAAGATGCCTATTATCAAAGAGCTCTTAGTAAGGCTTTAATAAATGCACAATTAAAGTCAAATACAATAGCAGAAACAATGAGGCTTTCAGTTTCACCACAAGTTATAGAGGTAGTGGAAGAAAAAGAAGGAAGTCCGATCGTACCATATAGAGCGATGTTAATGGAATCATCTACAGGAGCAACCCCAATAGAACAAGGTGTAATTACGATAATAGCTAGAGTCACAGTTAAGTTTCAATACTAA
- a CDS encoding DctP family TRAP transporter solute-binding subunit, producing MKKLWKTLSFITIVTLLLSACSSSDGETKAVSSDVKGFEETTIRLAYNLPADHHVAIGIEQFAKDVMEKSGGAIKMQVYPSGQLLTDKEMNQSILTGGVEMGVNSSTLWASTVPVMGVFDVPYVFNDYEKTGEALNGEFGDKLRTAMEDKGAKVLMFADYGFAQFANNKRPLKSPEDFKGLKIRSIGDIPSEMIKAYGASPVFMGGGEVYMALQRNTVDGATSGTTAMVQRKYDEVTKYLTINNYAYLEFILAVNKKFWDDLPVETQNLLTETAQETEKWIRDKAKSEDEKTAKELEDRGMEVYKVPEEDLEEWKEAAKPAWDAFLNNTGEAGNELLDLVQ from the coding sequence ATGAAAAAACTGTGGAAAACTCTTTCTTTTATCACTATAGTAACTTTACTATTATCGGCATGTAGTTCTAGTGATGGAGAAACTAAGGCAGTCAGTTCAGATGTAAAAGGATTTGAAGAAACTACAATTCGCTTAGCCTATAATTTGCCTGCAGATCATCATGTGGCAATAGGTATTGAACAATTTGCAAAAGATGTTATGGAAAAATCAGGTGGTGCTATAAAAATGCAAGTATATCCATCTGGTCAGTTATTAACTGATAAAGAGATGAACCAGTCTATATTAACTGGTGGTGTAGAGATGGGAGTAAATTCTTCAACTCTTTGGGCAAGTACAGTACCTGTAATGGGAGTATTTGACGTGCCTTATGTCTTTAATGACTATGAAAAAACAGGAGAGGCTCTAAATGGTGAATTTGGGGACAAGCTTCGTACTGCTATGGAAGATAAAGGTGCAAAGGTGCTCATGTTTGCTGACTATGGATTTGCTCAATTTGCAAATAATAAACGTCCTTTAAAATCTCCAGAAGATTTTAAAGGGCTAAAAATTAGAAGCATAGGGGATATTCCTTCTGAAATGATAAAGGCTTATGGCGCTTCGCCGGTATTTATGGGTGGGGGAGAAGTGTACATGGCCTTACAACGTAACACAGTTGACGGAGCAACGTCTGGCACAACTGCCATGGTTCAAAGAAAATATGACGAGGTAACAAAATACTTAACTATTAACAATTACGCCTATCTTGAATTTATTCTAGCTGTTAATAAAAAGTTTTGGGACGACCTTCCTGTAGAAACGCAAAACTTACTAACTGAAACTGCTCAGGAAACTGAAAAATGGATCCGTGATAAAGCGAAATCTGAAGATGAAAAAACAGCTAAAGAACTTGAAGACAGAGGCATGGAGGTATATAAAGTTCCCGAAGAGGACTTAGAGGAATGGAAAGAAGCAGCTAAACCTGCTTGGGATGCATTTTTAAATAATACTGGTGAAGCAGGTAATGAACTTTTAGACTTGGTTCAATAA
- a CDS encoding CoA transferase encodes MSSKKPLEGIKVLELGNLVAAPFAGKLFAEFGAEVIKVEEPKNGDPLRSWRVMHEDTSVWWYVQSRNKKSITVNLRESEGQDIVRDLVGKVDVVLENFKPGTLERWGLGYEDLKEINKSIIMTRISGYGQTGPYKEKAGFGSVAEAIGGLRYLTGYPDLPPVRVGIALGDLIAGLYAVIGTLMSLRARDNHPLKNGQLVDVALYESVFSLLEGILPEYDLTGVVRERTGSTLPGIAPSNTYMCKDGKHIVIGGNGDKIFQRLMKAIGREDIATNTLYSTNQGRADNVEFIDGAIEEWTRQLPLKEVQHILDNASVPVGPIYGIKEIIEDEQYIARDMLQKIEIQNGAQVLMPGIVPKLSETPGKIEWSGPKLGEHNEEIYTKFLNMSVEEFKTFKEKGVI; translated from the coding sequence TTGTCGTCAAAAAAACCGTTAGAAGGAATTAAAGTATTGGAATTAGGCAATTTAGTGGCTGCTCCATTTGCGGGGAAATTGTTTGCGGAGTTTGGTGCAGAAGTAATAAAAGTAGAAGAACCTAAAAATGGTGACCCTTTAAGAAGTTGGCGGGTGATGCACGAGGATACTTCCGTTTGGTGGTACGTACAATCAAGAAATAAAAAGTCGATTACCGTAAATTTGCGTGAGTCTGAAGGACAGGATATAGTTCGGGATCTTGTGGGCAAAGTGGATGTCGTTCTTGAGAACTTTAAACCAGGAACTCTAGAAAGATGGGGGTTAGGCTATGAAGACCTTAAAGAAATAAATAAATCAATTATTATGACGCGAATCTCTGGGTACGGTCAGACCGGACCGTATAAAGAAAAGGCTGGATTTGGAAGTGTTGCCGAAGCAATTGGAGGTTTGAGGTACTTAACTGGTTATCCAGATTTACCTCCAGTCAGAGTAGGGATAGCTTTAGGGGACTTGATAGCTGGATTATATGCTGTAATTGGTACTCTTATGTCGCTCAGAGCTAGGGATAATCACCCTTTAAAGAATGGGCAACTAGTTGATGTAGCTCTCTATGAGTCTGTTTTTAGTTTACTAGAGGGAATTTTACCAGAATACGATTTAACAGGCGTTGTTAGAGAGAGAACAGGTAGTACACTTCCGGGAATAGCACCTTCCAATACATACATGTGCAAAGATGGAAAGCACATAGTCATAGGGGGAAATGGGGACAAAATTTTTCAGAGATTAATGAAAGCTATTGGTAGAGAAGACATAGCAACCAACACTTTGTATTCAACTAATCAAGGACGCGCAGATAATGTAGAGTTTATTGATGGTGCTATTGAAGAATGGACAAGGCAGCTTCCATTAAAAGAAGTGCAACATATTCTCGATAATGCATCTGTTCCGGTAGGACCGATTTATGGAATCAAGGAGATTATTGAGGATGAGCAATACATTGCTCGCGATATGTTACAAAAAATTGAAATACAAAATGGCGCACAGGTTTTAATGCCTGGAATTGTACCCAAGCTCTCTGAAACTCCTGGGAAAATTGAGTGGAGTGGACCTAAACTAGGGGAGCATAACGAAGAAATTTATACTAAATTTTTAAATATGTCAGTGGAAGAGTTCAAAACATTTAAAGAAAAGGGAGTGATTTAA
- a CDS encoding histidine phosphatase family protein — MELLIIRHGESEADLLGVHEGRANFPLTELGIEQASKMATYVKGHFPPNVILCSPLSRAKSTATILQSNIGCELYEESDLMEFNNGVLAGLPRGEAAIKYPLPKEGRPIYIPIEAGESELAFRYRAEYILHKIIEEYKDYQRVAIVSHGGLISILIKAFLQLPVNSDYIFPTGDTGIHLLTIEKDKRIIRFLNRLEHINNEEEVIK, encoded by the coding sequence GTGGAGTTATTAATTATTAGACATGGAGAATCGGAAGCTGATCTGTTAGGTGTGCATGAAGGTAGAGCGAACTTTCCTTTAACTGAGTTAGGTATTGAACAAGCTAGTAAGATGGCTACATACGTGAAGGGTCATTTTCCACCAAACGTTATATTGTGTAGTCCTCTAAGCCGTGCAAAGAGCACTGCGACTATTCTACAAAGTAATATAGGCTGTGAGCTGTATGAGGAGTCTGACTTAATGGAGTTTAATAACGGAGTGCTCGCGGGTTTACCTCGAGGAGAAGCAGCTATAAAATACCCTCTACCTAAAGAAGGAAGACCAATTTATATACCAATTGAAGCTGGAGAATCCGAGTTAGCGTTTCGTTACAGAGCAGAATACATCCTTCACAAAATAATAGAAGAATACAAGGATTATCAAAGAGTAGCAATTGTGTCACACGGCGGCTTGATCTCTATCCTTATTAAGGCGTTTCTACAATTGCCAGTTAACAGTGACTATATTTTCCCTACGGGAGACACTGGAATTCATTTACTAACCATTGAAAAGGACAAGCGTATCATCAGGTTTTTAAATAGACTGGAGCATATAAATAACGAAGAAGAGGTGATTAAATGA
- a CDS encoding TRAP transporter small permease gives MKAIYELSDKLIKIGAYTAGLLIVLTTFMTFYEVISRWLFNSPTIWATELSTYSIIGSCFLASAYAVRTYSHITVDLLINNVNDKFKKVLAYLSNAMGLVFSIIFTYYGFHHVLNTFELGITSSSLLRIPMYLPELFLPVGGALMCIAFILQIIDGDIHRGGEHI, from the coding sequence ATGAAAGCAATTTATGAACTCTCCGATAAGCTGATAAAAATAGGGGCATATACGGCAGGTTTGTTAATAGTGTTAACAACATTTATGACATTCTATGAAGTAATTTCTCGATGGTTATTTAACAGTCCTACCATTTGGGCAACTGAACTATCCACATATTCTATTATTGGAAGTTGTTTCTTGGCGAGCGCTTATGCAGTGAGAACTTATTCTCACATTACTGTAGACCTCTTGATTAATAATGTTAACGATAAGTTTAAGAAAGTACTTGCTTATCTATCAAATGCTATGGGCTTAGTATTTAGTATTATTTTTACGTATTATGGATTCCATCATGTGCTGAATACTTTTGAATTAGGGATTACCTCTTCCTCTTTATTAAGGATACCAATGTACCTGCCGGAGTTGTTTTTACCTGTGGGAGGCGCCTTGATGTGCATAGCCTTTATCTTGCAGATAATAGATGGTGATATTCACAGGGGAGGGGAACATATTTGA
- a CDS encoding GntR family transcriptional regulator, whose translation MLSTGIKKNPNLKTQVYNYLKNQIMTGKLRPGERLIEEKISNDLEVSRSPIRESIRMLEKDGLLKVKKTGGVTVVKPTMQDFQHMYECRVEMEPLSSFYAAKRRSSEQLETIRAALLKGKNLEAGSTSKDDELLNFHEAIVQASNNQWLISMVSHLRGINGFYRKSIIEENPFHVEQAYIEHQKIFQAIVDQDSEGARKYMKIHIESDYNLFMELCRKKEVK comes from the coding sequence ATGTTGTCGACAGGTATAAAAAAAAATCCGAATTTAAAGACCCAAGTTTATAACTACTTGAAAAATCAAATAATGACGGGAAAGTTAAGACCGGGTGAAAGATTAATAGAAGAGAAGATATCTAACGATTTAGAAGTTAGTAGGAGCCCAATTAGAGAATCAATTAGAATGCTTGAGAAAGATGGACTTCTGAAAGTAAAAAAAACAGGAGGAGTTACAGTAGTAAAACCCACTATGCAAGATTTTCAACATATGTATGAATGTCGCGTAGAAATGGAACCGCTTTCATCTTTTTATGCCGCGAAGAGAAGGTCATCAGAACAATTAGAGACGATAAGGGCTGCGTTGCTTAAAGGTAAAAATCTTGAAGCCGGTTCAACTAGTAAAGACGATGAGCTTTTGAATTTTCACGAGGCAATTGTTCAAGCTAGCAATAACCAATGGCTGATTAGTATGGTTTCTCACCTAAGAGGTATTAATGGTTTTTATAGAAAGTCCATAATAGAGGAAAATCCTTTTCATGTTGAACAAGCTTATATAGAACATCAAAAAATATTTCAAGCCATTGTAGATCAAGATAGCGAAGGTGCTCGTAAGTATATGAAAATCCATATTGAAAGCGATTACAATTTATTTATGGAATTATGTAGAAAAAAAGAGGTGAAATAA
- a CDS encoding TRAP transporter large permease — MNIFFIGGLGTFLLLGLPVAFALSLLAVVGMYIFNGGTFAFMQVPIISYKALDDFSLTALPMYVLMSQVLLVSGVGRDLYEMASRWFRHLPGGLAIATLFCCAIFAAISGSSVATAVTVGSVALPEMVKRGYNKRHVLGMLAAGGTLGILIPPSVPMIIYGSVTGESIGKLFIAGIVPGIILTISFMIFASYQTRHIKDKPATWAERMEGTKTAIWGLLLPAIVIGGIYTGIFTPTEAAAVGVMVSFAISLFIYKNLTLANFKKIIIETVKTNAMILFIIVGAMLLGYIMTILNIPQTITNYATSQEISPWIIFILINIVLLILGMFLETISILVITLPILYPIIMALGFDPIWFAIIMVINMELALISPPVGLNLFVLKGIDRTNRIDEIVKGVIPYAIIMILLIVVLSVFPEISTFLISDIE; from the coding sequence TTGAACATTTTCTTTATTGGTGGACTAGGAACATTTTTACTCTTGGGCTTACCTGTAGCATTTGCTCTTTCATTACTCGCTGTAGTGGGAATGTATATATTTAATGGTGGGACTTTTGCATTTATGCAAGTGCCAATTATCTCTTACAAAGCTCTCGATGATTTTTCCTTAACTGCTTTGCCTATGTATGTATTAATGAGTCAAGTTTTGCTAGTAAGTGGCGTAGGTAGAGACTTATATGAAATGGCCAGCAGATGGTTTCGTCACTTACCGGGAGGACTTGCAATTGCTACACTCTTTTGTTGTGCAATTTTTGCAGCTATATCAGGTTCGAGTGTTGCCACTGCAGTAACGGTAGGCTCGGTAGCTTTACCAGAGATGGTAAAGAGAGGATATAATAAGAGACACGTACTTGGTATGCTAGCTGCTGGTGGTACTCTGGGAATTTTAATACCACCCAGTGTTCCGATGATTATTTATGGCTCAGTAACTGGTGAGTCAATTGGTAAGCTGTTTATAGCTGGAATTGTCCCGGGTATAATACTAACTATATCTTTTATGATTTTTGCTTCATATCAAACACGTCATATCAAAGATAAACCAGCTACTTGGGCCGAAAGAATGGAAGGTACTAAAACTGCTATTTGGGGCTTGTTATTACCAGCAATTGTAATAGGGGGAATTTACACTGGTATTTTTACTCCTACGGAAGCTGCAGCAGTAGGTGTAATGGTTAGTTTTGCAATTTCGTTGTTTATCTATAAAAATCTAACGCTTGCAAATTTCAAAAAAATAATAATTGAAACTGTAAAAACTAATGCAATGATTCTATTTATCATTGTTGGAGCTATGTTACTTGGCTACATAATGACAATTTTAAATATTCCTCAAACCATTACAAATTATGCTACAAGCCAAGAGATTTCGCCATGGATTATATTTATATTAATCAACATAGTTTTGCTAATATTAGGTATGTTTTTGGAGACAATATCTATTTTGGTAATCACTTTGCCTATCTTATATCCAATAATAATGGCATTAGGATTTGACCCAATTTGGTTTGCTATTATTATGGTTATAAACATGGAGCTTGCTCTTATTTCTCCTCCAGTTGGTTTGAATTTATTTGTTTTAAAGGGAATAGATAGAACTAATAGGATAGATGAAATTGTTAAAGGGGTAATTCCATATGCAATAATTATGATTTTGTTAATAGTGGTGTTATCTGTTTTCCCGGAAATATCCACCTTTTTAATTAGTGATATAGAATAA